Genomic segment of Panicum virgatum strain AP13 chromosome 9N, P.virgatum_v5, whole genome shotgun sequence:
CCCGCTCACGGGCGCGTCGCGCGcgctcccctcgccgccgccgccgcaccaccagCTGCAGGCGATTGCCATGTACGGCAGCGCCCCCTACCGCGTCGCCCTCTTCACGGGAGAGCTCCCGGACCTGTCCATGGCGGTGTTCGACTCGTCCAGCGACTCGTGGGAGGGCCCCGTGCCGCTCGCCCGCAGGTCCGAGGAGGACTCGTGCCCCGACGCGCCGGGGCAGGGCGGCGACGACACGGTCTACTTCCTGAGCAAGTCCGGCGACGTGGTGGCCACCAACATGCAGCGCAGCGCGTCGAAGCAGTACTCCTCGGTGGTCGTGCCGTCTCCCGcgggcggcgccgacgccgtGGCCTACTTCCTCAGCCACTCGGGCACCGTCGTCGCCTGCGACACGGCCCGCCGCACGTTCGCGGAGCTGCCCCGCATCCTCCCCGTCTACTTCGAGTACTCCATCGACGTCGTGGcgtgcggcgccgccgcctacgCCGTCGTGCTCTCGGAGTACCTGGACACGGCGAGCCTGCGGGTGTGGGAgttcgccggcggcgcgtggcggcaGGTGGCCGCCATGCCGCCCGCCATGTCGCACGGGTTCCACGGCAAGCGGGCCGACATCAACTGCGTCGGGCACGGGGACCGCCTCTTGGTGTGCGTGAGCTCCGGCGAGGCGCCCAACGGCTGCTTCATGTGCGACGTGGGCACCAACCGGTGGGAGGAGCTGCCCAAGTACGTCAATGGCGACGGGGAGGCCAGCGAGTTCCTGGCCGCCTTCTCCTTCGATCCCAGAGTGGAGATCGCCGTCTAAGTGCTTGCGATCAGCAGTGTGTGATt
This window contains:
- the LOC120693000 gene encoding F-box only protein 13-like; amino-acid sequence: MELLVMDAPSSANGRKRKQSPPSSGLGDLHDDMLERVLARLPPASYFRLRAVCRRWRAAAASPTFLDACARVPSRDPWFLMLSDSDGHRPAVAFDAAERGWNRCRAALGSVPVAASGGLVLYRALATGALTVANPLTGASRALPSPPPPHHQLQAIAMYGSAPYRVALFTGELPDLSMAVFDSSSDSWEGPVPLARRSEEDSCPDAPGQGGDDTVYFLSKSGDVVATNMQRSASKQYSSVVVPSPAGGADAVAYFLSHSGTVVACDTARRTFAELPRILPVYFEYSIDVVACGAAAYAVVLSEYLDTASLRVWEFAGGAWRQVAAMPPAMSHGFHGKRADINCVGHGDRLLVCVSSGEAPNGCFMCDVGTNRWEELPKYVNGDGEASEFLAAFSFDPRVEIAV